A stretch of the Panicum virgatum strain AP13 chromosome 9N, P.virgatum_v5, whole genome shotgun sequence genome encodes the following:
- the LOC120687854 gene encoding probable receptor-like protein kinase At5g24010, whose translation MAVLAILLLLVTFLPYSALAAFSPAFTFFLACGADSSVSFPRDSPARTFTKDDPFLTSSRAQALKNANANSAASPLYAAARASISAFSYNLHITDDSAGQAAFVVLRLHFVPFAASQSGVSIESASFAVSVRDAYTVLSSFSPPSAGVVKEFFIPAAGSGDFRITFTPDAGSAAFVNAVEVFPAPSELLWNSSVTQVGAAAHADMAQWQQQALETVYRLNVGGPMVTKENGTLWRTWLPDDPFLFGPAGISMVNTTNTPIVYDDAAYTREVAPDIIYKTQRATNASAGRLSLQPPLFNVTWAFPAEPGSSYLVRLHFCDYELASSVVGEGIMFNVFIGPDMGTPDLMPTKTIATQANRAFYLDYAAAAPIAGGNLTVSIGKSVKSSADEGGFLNGVEIMQLRPSDSSFKTTGSRASSNKRTVLIITLSGVLGASVLACAALYWMALLRRRRHAPRPAPEVEKEASTLPWSPYTQDSSSGWPVEPSSRSGTTGAMQQRVGAQQLHIPLEELKAATDNFHERNLIGVGGFGNVYRGALRDGTRVAVKRATRASKQGLPEFQTEIVVLSRIRHRHLVSLIGYCNEQAEMILVYEYMEMGTLRSHLYGGPEPDSSGEAAPPPLSWKQRLEICIGAARGLHYLHTGYSENIIHRDVKSTNILLGDGFIAKVADFGLSRVGPSLGETHVSTAVKGSFGYLDPEYFKTQQLTDRSDVYSFGVVLLEVLCARPVIDQQAPDRDQINLAEWAVACQRQGQLGKVADPRILGQVNDNSLRKFAETAVRCLVDYGQERPSMGDVLWNLEYCLQLQETHVRRDAFEDSGAVGAQFPDDVVVPRWVPSSTSFLTTGDTDETAISVTDVGAANSKVFSQLSSGDGR comes from the coding sequence ATGGCGGTCCtcgccatcctcctcctcctcgtcaccTTCCTCCCGTACAGCGCCCTCGCCGCCTTCTCCCCGGCCTTCACCTTCTTCCTCGCCTGCGGCGCAGACTCGAGCGTCTCCTTCCCGCGGGACAGCCCTGCCCGCACCTTCACCAAGGACGACCCGTTCTTGACCTCCTCGCGCGCCCAGGCGCTGAAGAACGCCAACGCCAACAGCGCCGCCTCTCCGCTCtatgccgccgcgcgcgcctcaaTCTCGGCCTTCTCCTACAACCTCCACATCACCGACGACTCCGCCGGGCAGGCCGCGTTCGTCGTCCTCCGCCTCCACTTCGTCCCTTTCGCCGCCTCGCAATCCGGCGTGAGCATCGAGTCCGCGAGCTTCGCGGTCTCCGTTCGGGACGCGTACACCGTACTGTCCTCCTTCTCGCCGCCGAGCGCCGGCGTCGTCAAGGAGTTCTTCATCCCGGCAGCCGGCTCCGGCGACTTCCGCATCACGTTCACGCCGGACGCCGGCTCGGCCGCGTTCGTCAACGCCGTCGAGGTGTTCCCGGCTCCATCGGAGCTGCTGTGGAACAGCTCGGTGACGCAGGTGGGCGCCGCGGCGCACGCCGACATGGCCCAGTGGcagcagcaggcgctggagACGGTGTACCGCCTCAACGTGGGCGGCCCCATGGTGACCAAGGAGAACGGCACGCTCTGGCGGACGTGGCTCCCCGACGACCCCTTCCTCTTCGGCCCCGCGGGGATCTCGATGGTGAACACGACCAACACCCCAATCGTGTACGACGACGCCGCCTACACCCGCGAGGTGGCGCCGGACATCATCTACAAGACGCAGCGCGCGACGAATGCGTCGGCGGGGAGGTTATCGCTGCAGCCGCCGCTTTTCAACGTCACCTGGGCCTTCCCGGCGGAACCGGGGTCCAGCTACCTCGTCCGTCTCCACTTCTGCGACTACGAGCTGGCGAGCAGCGTCGTCGGAGAAGGCATCATGTTCAACGTCTTCATCGGGCCAGACATGGGTACCCCAGACCTGATGCCGACGAAAACCATTGCGACGCAAGCGAACCGTGCCTTCTACCTAGACtacgcggccgcggcgccgatTGCCGGCGGGAACCTCACCGTCAGCATCGGCAAGTCGGTCAAGAGCAGCGCCGATGAAGGTGGCTTTCTGAATGGGGTAGAGATCATGCAGCTGCGACCTTCGGACTCGAGCTTCAAGACGACGGGGTCGCGTGCCAGCAGCAACAAGAGGACGGTCTTGATCATCACCCTCTCGGGCGTGCTGGGCGCCTCCGTCCTCGCGTGCGCCGCGCTGTACTGGATGGCGCTGCTGCGGAGAAGACGCCatgcgccgcggccggcgccggaggtGGAGAAGGAGGCCAGCACCCTGCCTTGGTCGCCGTACACGCAGGACAGCTCCTCCGGGTGGCCCGTCGAGCCGTCGAGCCGGTCTGGTACGACCGGCGCGATGCAGCAGAGGGTGGGCGCGCAGCAGCTCCACATCCCGCTGGAGGAGCTCAAGGCGGCCACGGACAACTTCCACGAGCGCAACCTGATCGGCGTCGGCGGGTTCGGCAACGTGTACCGCGGCGCGCTCCGCGACGGCACCCGCGTGGCGGTGAAGCGCGCGACGCGCGCGTCCAAGCAGGGGCTCCCTGAGTTCCAGACGGAGATCGTGGTGCTGTCCCGCATCCGGCACCGGCACCTGGTGTCCCTGATCGGCTACTGCAACGAGCAGGCGGAGATGATCCTGGTGTACGAGTACATGGAGATGGGCACGCTGCGGAGCCACCTGTACGGGGGGCCCGAGCCCGACTcctccggcgaggcggcgccgccgccgctgtcgtggAAGCAGCGGCTGGAGATCTGTATCGGCGCGGCGAGGGGCCTGCACTACCTGCACACGGGCTACTCGGAGAACATCATCCACCGCGACGTCAAGTCCACCAACATCCTCCTCGGCGACGGCTTCATCGCCAAGGTGGCCGACTTCGGGCTGTCCCGCGTGGGGCCGTCGCTCGGGGAGACGCACGTGAgcacggcggtgaagggcagcttCGGGTACCTGGACCCGGAGTACTTCAAGACGCAGCAGCTGACGGACCGCTCCGACGTCTACTCCTTCGGGGTGGTGCTGCTCGAGGTGCTGTGCGCGCGGCCGGTGATCGACCAGCAGGCGCCGGACCGCGACCAGATCAACCTGGCGGAGTGGGCCGTGGCGTGCCAGCGGCAGGGGCAGCTGGGCAAGGTCGCCGACCCGCGGATCCTCGGCCAGGTGAACGACAACTCGCTGCGCAAGTTCGCGGAGACGGCGGTGAGGTGCCTGGTGGACTACGGGCAGGAGCGGCCGTCCATGGGCGACGTGCTCTGGAACCTCGAGTACTGCCTGCAGCTGCAGGAGACGCACGTGCGCCGGGACGCGTTCGAGGACAGCGGCGCCGTCGGGGCGCAGTTCCCCGACGACGTCGTGGTGCCGCGGTGGGTGCCGTCGTCGACCAGCTTCCTCACGACCGGCGACACCGACGAGACGGCCATCAGCGTCACCGACGTGGGCGCCGCCAACAGCAAGGTGTTCTCCCAGCTGAGCAGCGGCGACGGGCGATGA